In the Chroococcidiopsis sp. SAG 2025 genome, one interval contains:
- the ahcY gene encoding adenosylhomocysteinase has protein sequence MTVALDKLKYEIKDPALATLGKQRIEWAGREMPVLRQIRDRFAQEKPFTGIRLVACCHVTTETAHLAIALKAGGADAVLIASNPLSTQDDVAASLVVDHGIPVFAIKGEDNATYNKHVQIALDHRPNIIIDDGSDVVATLIQERQNQIADLIGTTEETTTGIVRLQAMLKDGVLTFPAVNVNDADTKHFFDNRYGTGQSTLDGIVRATNILLAGKTVIVAGYGWCGKGTALRARGMGANVIVTEIDPIKAIEAVMDGFRVLPMAEAAPQGDIFITVTGNKHVIRSEHFDVMKDGAIVCNSGHFDIEIDLKSLKSKAAEVKNVRPFTEQYKLNSGKSVVVIGEGRLVNLAAAEGHPSAVMDMSFANQAMACEYLVKNKGKLAPGLHSIPVEVDKEIARLKLQAMGISVDTLTPEQVEYINSWTSGT, from the coding sequence ATGACGGTTGCTCTCGATAAACTAAAGTACGAAATCAAAGATCCTGCTCTAGCAACCTTAGGTAAGCAGCGGATTGAATGGGCTGGGCGCGAGATGCCAGTGTTACGGCAGATCCGCGATCGCTTTGCCCAAGAAAAGCCTTTTACCGGAATTCGCTTGGTCGCTTGTTGTCATGTCACTACAGAAACAGCACACTTGGCGATCGCCCTCAAAGCTGGTGGTGCAGATGCCGTTTTAATTGCTAGCAACCCTCTGTCTACTCAAGATGATGTAGCAGCTAGCTTAGTTGTAGATCATGGCATTCCCGTCTTTGCAATCAAAGGGGAAGACAACGCCACGTATAACAAACACGTCCAAATCGCCCTCGATCATCGCCCCAACATTATCATCGATGACGGCAGCGACGTAGTTGCAACTTTAATCCAAGAGCGGCAAAACCAAATCGCTGACTTAATCGGTACAACCGAAGAAACCACTACGGGTATCGTTCGCTTGCAAGCGATGTTAAAGGACGGCGTACTGACATTCCCAGCGGTGAATGTTAACGATGCCGATACTAAGCATTTCTTTGATAATCGTTACGGTACGGGTCAATCTACCCTAGATGGGATCGTTCGCGCTACCAATATTCTGCTCGCTGGCAAGACTGTAATTGTTGCTGGTTACGGTTGGTGCGGTAAGGGTACGGCACTACGGGCGCGTGGCATGGGTGCTAATGTCATCGTGACCGAAATCGACCCAATTAAGGCAATTGAAGCAGTCATGGATGGTTTCCGCGTCCTCCCAATGGCAGAAGCTGCACCTCAAGGAGATATCTTCATCACTGTTACAGGTAACAAGCACGTTATTCGTAGCGAACATTTCGACGTGATGAAAGACGGCGCGATCGTCTGTAACTCCGGTCACTTTGATATTGAAATTGACCTCAAGTCTTTAAAATCTAAAGCAGCAGAAGTCAAAAATGTTCGTCCGTTCACTGAACAATACAAACTCAATAGCGGCAAATCAGTTGTCGTCATCGGTGAAGGCAGACTGGTAAACTTGGCAGCAGCAGAAGGACACCCCAGCGCTGTTATGGATATGAGCTTTGCTAACCAGGCTATGGCTTGCGAATATCTGGTGAAAAACAAAGGTAAACTTGCTCCTGGTTTACATTCCATCCCAGTTGAAGTTGACAAAGAAATTGCTCGATTGAAGCTGCAAGCAATGGGTATCAGCGTTGATACTCTCACACCAGAACAAGTTGAATACATCAATTCTTGGACTTCGGGAACATAA
- a CDS encoding mechanosensitive ion channel family protein encodes MRSQIQAIAKPKSRRRLVMCFTCGILGSIVLNASVIAPTLAKPTQPANLQQSLPIPGLNSLDLPGIDNFLSAYQPTRDRNNPQRQIYTDWITLDGRRLFQVTASSREELAKRVNEVQSNLENISEDYFASDSEEEPEVRSQRQTITDANSPTGVSQTLPTISINQQYLFTPTDLDAEVQGETSVQNLASKLVKSLKQDLIAAKQERKPPVLIRRGAIATGIFVGIVVASWGIRRWRDRLDRVIPIPTTPTDPSESVTTQLTQQQQNNLREVRRRIFQLSQTGVWVGGTLVILGLFPYTRFIPVWILAILQIPIVRIPAVIGLVSIGAYVATRASYVAIDRFTHALANNALLGAQDYVRLQLRVMTISGVAKSVTTISIVALGLLLALSTLGVDLVPVLAGAGLLGVAISLASQSLIKDAINGFLIIVEDQYAVGDVINVGTFGGLVENLNLRITQLRDAEGRLITIPNSEIKIVANLSSRWSRADLSIPVAYNANLDQALFLIEEVGVEMDRDPQWRDQILERPEVLGVDNFGDRGLIIRVWIKTQPLKQWDVAREYRRRLKKAFDIADIAIPVPQQAVWVHTPPVLRSHLDTNDTSKVGK; translated from the coding sequence GTGCGCTCTCAAATTCAGGCGATCGCTAAACCAAAAAGCAGACGACGGCTAGTCATGTGTTTCACTTGTGGCATTTTGGGTTCAATCGTGCTGAATGCTTCAGTTATTGCCCCCACTCTAGCCAAGCCGACACAACCAGCGAATTTACAGCAATCGTTACCTATTCCAGGTTTAAATTCACTCGATCTCCCAGGAATAGACAATTTTCTATCTGCTTACCAACCAACTCGCGATCGCAATAATCCTCAAAGACAGATCTATACTGACTGGATTACCTTAGATGGTCGTCGTTTGTTTCAGGTTACGGCATCTTCTAGGGAGGAGTTAGCTAAGCGGGTAAATGAGGTGCAGTCAAACTTAGAAAACATTAGCGAAGATTACTTTGCAAGCGATTCTGAGGAGGAACCGGAAGTCAGATCTCAACGCCAAACGATTACGGATGCCAATAGTCCAACGGGTGTATCTCAAACTCTGCCAACTATTTCGATTAATCAGCAGTATCTCTTCACTCCCACCGATTTAGATGCTGAGGTTCAAGGAGAAACAAGCGTTCAAAATTTGGCAAGCAAATTAGTCAAATCCCTCAAGCAAGACTTGATCGCAGCCAAACAAGAACGAAAACCTCCAGTTTTGATCCGCCGAGGTGCGATCGCCACTGGAATTTTTGTGGGTATCGTAGTGGCTAGCTGGGGAATTCGCCGTTGGCGCGATCGTTTAGATCGAGTCATACCTATTCCGACGACTCCCACAGATCCCTCAGAGTCAGTCACGACACAATTAACGCAGCAACAGCAAAATAACTTACGGGAAGTCAGGCGAAGAATATTTCAGCTATCTCAAACTGGTGTATGGGTTGGCGGAACGCTGGTAATTTTAGGATTGTTCCCTTACACGCGGTTTATTCCAGTTTGGATTCTAGCGATACTCCAAATTCCAATCGTCAGAATTCCTGCTGTGATTGGACTTGTCTCAATTGGAGCCTATGTCGCCACTCGCGCCAGCTATGTTGCGATCGATCGCTTTACTCATGCACTGGCGAATAATGCCTTATTAGGCGCTCAAGACTACGTACGCTTGCAACTGCGGGTAATGACAATTTCTGGTGTTGCTAAAAGCGTGACCACTATTAGTATTGTCGCTTTAGGTTTACTTCTTGCTCTTTCCACTCTAGGTGTAGATTTAGTTCCAGTGTTAGCTGGTGCGGGGTTACTGGGTGTAGCCATATCCCTAGCATCCCAAAGTTTGATTAAAGATGCAATCAATGGCTTTTTGATTATTGTAGAAGACCAGTACGCCGTAGGTGACGTAATTAACGTCGGTACTTTTGGCGGTTTGGTAGAAAATCTCAATCTGCGAATCACTCAGTTACGCGATGCCGAAGGTAGATTAATTACTATTCCCAATAGTGAAATTAAAATTGTGGCAAACCTTTCTAGTCGGTGGTCGCGTGCCGATTTAAGTATACCCGTTGCTTACAATGCCAACCTCGACCAAGCATTATTTTTAATTGAAGAGGTGGGTGTAGAAATGGATCGAGATCCCCAGTGGCGAGATCAAATTTTAGAAAGACCAGAAGTACTAGGAGTTGATAATTTTGGCGATCGCGGTTTAATTATTCGGGTTTGGATTAAAACCCAACCCCTCAAACAATGGGATGTAGCCAGAGAATATCGCCGTCGATTGAAAAAGGCTTTCGATATCGCCGATATTGCGATTCCCGTACCGCAACAAGCTGTCTGGGTACATACTCCTCCTGTTTTGCGATCGCACCTCGATACTAATGACACTTCTAAGGTTGGAAAGTAA
- the cydB gene encoding cytochrome d ubiquinol oxidase subunit II has translation METLTYFLPQIWFGILALFLFLYVMLDGFDLGVGILSLTSDNEERRGLLMTSLSNIWDANETWLVLMGGGLFGAFPLAYSTILSALYIPIIAMVFGFIFRAVAFEFREQAKRKLIWNIAFGAGSFLAALGQGFALGSVLEGIKVDEAGHFIGSTWDWLSWQSILIALTLIQGYVLIGSTYLIWKTEGELQETHYKTARIAAFTTLIGAIFITISTPIFYESARTRLFQQPLVYIFGIIPVVGILLISKLLGSLDRKQERAPFVWTILLFVLTFIGLALVVFPYIIPPNITIYEASADPSSLVIMIIFIGFLIPVMLFYNLYQYVVFRGKVTGGHYGE, from the coding sequence ATGGAGACACTCACATATTTTCTTCCTCAGATTTGGTTTGGAATTTTGGCACTGTTTCTGTTTCTCTACGTCATGCTCGACGGTTTTGATTTGGGAGTAGGTATTCTCTCGCTGACTTCTGATAATGAGGAGCGGCGAGGACTTTTGATGACGAGTCTGAGTAATATTTGGGATGCTAATGAGACTTGGTTGGTATTGATGGGAGGTGGTTTATTTGGTGCATTTCCCCTCGCTTATAGCACAATTTTAAGTGCGCTTTACATCCCAATTATTGCTATGGTATTTGGGTTTATTTTTCGAGCGGTTGCCTTTGAATTTCGGGAACAAGCAAAGCGCAAATTGATTTGGAATATAGCGTTTGGAGCTGGAAGTTTTTTAGCAGCTCTCGGTCAGGGATTTGCTTTAGGTAGCGTATTAGAAGGCATTAAAGTTGATGAAGCAGGACATTTTATCGGTAGCACTTGGGACTGGCTGAGTTGGCAATCAATATTAATTGCTCTGACGTTAATTCAAGGTTACGTGTTGATCGGTTCGACTTATTTGATTTGGAAAACTGAAGGAGAGTTACAGGAAACTCATTACAAAACTGCGAGAATAGCTGCTTTCACAACTTTAATCGGAGCGATTTTTATCACGATTTCAACTCCTATCTTTTATGAAAGTGCCAGAACTCGATTATTTCAACAACCGCTTGTTTATATTTTCGGGATTATTCCTGTAGTGGGAATACTTCTGATTTCTAAGCTTTTAGGTAGCCTCGATCGCAAGCAGGAACGAGCGCCATTTGTTTGGACAATTCTACTATTCGTCCTCACTTTCATCGGACTGGCTTTAGTTGTTTTTCCCTACATTATTCCTCCTAATATCACAATTTACGAGGCATCGGCTGACCCCAGTTCGTTAGTCATCATGATTATTTTTATTGGTTTTCTCATTCCTGTCATGCTGTTTTACAACCTTTATCAATATGTCGTGTTTAGAGGCAAGGTAACAGGAGGACATTATGGGGAATAG
- a CDS encoding cytochrome ubiquinol oxidase subunit I, with product MDFLSNTVVLSRMQFALTALFHMLWPTITTGVGIYLVIVEGLWLRTRNPEYYYHARFWSKLYVLNFGIGVATGIPMEFQFGTNWAPFSEAVGNFFGSVIGFEAAWAFMLEAAFLGIMLFGWERVNSTIHYVATIMVALGANLSTLWILTANSWMQSPAGGEIINGKFIVRDYFQAIANPFMAKSVLHMFFATLETSLFLVGGISAWYILNNRHPAFFSKSLRIVLAAAIAVAPMQIYIGHLSGEQVYHYQPAKLAAMEAQWETTPAGQPADWSLVALPNDKAQKNDWEITIPNALGYILEFKQNLTEPVVGLRDFKPEDRPHLVSLVYYSFRIMIGIGFFLAFLMLWSTLYWLLGKLNSEKVTQQRWLLRTWIFAAPLGFIAIDSGWIVRCVGRQPWTLYNQIRTVDSASHVPARNVLVSLTGFAIVYAVLFVATLYFGSRIIRKGPNLELPIPGVETIRPAIDTSPGEFVPDERPVEAQQ from the coding sequence ATGGATTTTCTCTCCAATACCGTCGTGCTGTCGCGGATGCAGTTTGCGCTGACTGCCCTATTTCACATGCTTTGGCCCACAATTACTACAGGTGTGGGAATATATTTGGTCATTGTTGAGGGATTATGGTTGAGGACTCGTAACCCTGAGTATTACTACCATGCCCGCTTTTGGTCTAAGCTTTACGTGCTGAATTTTGGCATTGGAGTAGCGACGGGAATTCCAATGGAATTTCAGTTTGGAACTAACTGGGCTCCATTTTCCGAGGCTGTGGGTAACTTTTTTGGCAGTGTCATCGGGTTTGAAGCGGCTTGGGCTTTTATGCTAGAAGCTGCTTTTTTGGGAATTATGCTGTTTGGCTGGGAGCGCGTCAACTCTACCATTCACTATGTGGCGACGATTATGGTGGCGTTGGGTGCGAACTTATCTACGCTGTGGATTTTGACGGCAAACTCTTGGATGCAATCGCCTGCGGGTGGAGAAATTATCAATGGTAAGTTTATCGTTAGGGACTACTTTCAGGCGATCGCCAATCCATTTATGGCAAAGAGCGTACTACACATGTTCTTTGCAACGTTAGAGACTTCGCTGTTTCTCGTCGGCGGAATCAGTGCGTGGTACATTCTCAACAATCGCCACCCAGCTTTCTTTTCTAAGTCTTTACGAATCGTTTTAGCAGCTGCGATCGCAGTTGCACCTATGCAGATTTACATAGGACATTTAAGTGGCGAACAGGTATATCACTATCAACCTGCGAAACTCGCTGCTATGGAAGCGCAATGGGAAACGACCCCCGCCGGACAGCCTGCTGATTGGAGTTTAGTAGCATTACCTAACGACAAAGCGCAAAAAAATGATTGGGAAATTACCATTCCTAACGCTTTAGGATACATTTTAGAATTCAAACAAAATCTCACCGAACCTGTTGTAGGACTGAGAGATTTTAAACCAGAAGATCGACCGCATTTAGTTAGTTTAGTTTACTATTCCTTTCGCATTATGATTGGGATTGGATTTTTCCTAGCTTTCCTAATGCTATGGAGTACCCTTTACTGGTTACTTGGCAAGCTGAATAGCGAAAAAGTTACTCAGCAACGCTGGCTATTACGTACCTGGATTTTTGCGGCTCCTCTAGGCTTCATTGCGATTGACTCTGGTTGGATCGTGCGTTGTGTCGGACGGCAACCGTGGACGTTATACAATCAAATCCGCACCGTAGATTCTGCCTCTCACGTTCCTGCTAGGAATGTCTTAGTTTCGCTGACAGGCTTTGCGATCGTTTATGCGGTGTTATTTGTCGCCACTTTGTATTTCGGTAGCCGCATTATTCGCAAAGGACCAAACTTAGAATTACCCATCCCAGGTGTTGAAACTATTCGTCCCGCGATCGACACTTCCCCTGGTGAATTTGTGCCTGACGAACGCCCCGTAGAAGCACAACAGTAG
- a CDS encoding universal stress protein: protein MFQKILVAVDTSKSSKQVFDTALSLAKANNASLLLLHVVSEEELGSPTPILPSLEYYPSVYEKNMELYQQQREAFTKQGLDMLRSRHQEAMAAGVINVEFRQLSGSPGRLICDFALAWKADLIVTGRRGRRGLSEFFMGSVSNYVLHHAPCSVLTVQSPVQPAEKLQSAEREVSLGYKSSN, encoded by the coding sequence ATGTTCCAAAAAATTTTGGTTGCAGTAGATACGTCAAAAAGCAGCAAACAGGTGTTTGATACGGCTTTATCTTTAGCTAAGGCAAACAACGCTAGTCTGTTGTTGTTGCACGTAGTATCAGAAGAAGAACTCGGCAGCCCTACACCGATTTTACCTAGCTTGGAATACTATCCATCGGTGTATGAGAAAAATATGGAATTGTACCAACAGCAGCGAGAAGCGTTTACGAAACAAGGTCTGGACATGTTGAGATCGCGCCATCAAGAAGCAATGGCTGCTGGGGTCATTAATGTGGAATTTCGGCAATTATCGGGTAGTCCTGGGCGGCTGATTTGCGATTTTGCTTTGGCTTGGAAGGCAGATTTAATTGTCACCGGACGCAGGGGACGCAGAGGTTTATCTGAGTTTTTTATGGGTAGTGTTAGTAATTACGTCTTGCATCACGCTCCTTGTTCTGTCTTAACGGTACAGTCCCCAGTGCAGCCAGCAGAGAAACTACAGTCGGCTGAACGTGAAGTATCACTCGGATACAAGTCTAGCAATTGA
- a CDS encoding response regulator, which produces MKILVVEDDELVAHALTAVLTNQNYAVEVAIDGLAAWDLVQAFDYDLIVLDVVIPKLDGISLCRQIRAKGLSTPILLLTGRDSSHDKAIGLDAGADDYLTKPCDSEELVARIRALLRRSGLVSPPVLEWGDLQLDPSSCEATYSQKHLSLTPKEYALLELFLRNSRRVFSCGTILEHLWSYEDIPSEEAVRTHIKGLRQKLKAAGANSDLLETVYGIGYRLKPLENKGAGSREQLKIQNSKFKIQNSKFDRAPRTTQQTLSAVAGIWHKFKPRVAEQIGVLEQASAAVSANHTLSPELLESARKEAHTLAGSLGTFGFAQGSKLAKEIEQMLKGDRAVLLSEATNFCRLVLALGQEIEQKGEAGKSQTESEQPLLLIVNRERSIAQQLTAAATDRGFRVAIANNLDTARNKLYQEHPSIVLLDPDICPRHDESLSLLAELKQRQPPVPVIVLTEQTDLSHRLQIARSGGCTFLQKPMPAAQVLDAVAQALENAPHAEAHLLVVDDDPKILAVLPALLNPWGLKVTTLEDPRRFWETLEATAPDLLILDVEMPYVNGIDLCQVVRNEPRWSDLPILFLTVHHDADIVDRVFSAGADDFVRKPIVGSELVTRIVNRLERMKLLHRINQVRATNNVESENRFKLNEQLQSELNERQRTQEALQNSQALFAGIVAIADDAIISIDSNQRITLFNSGAERIFGYSAAEAIGQPLDLLLPKRFAAAHRQHVDEFGQSPNLARRMGERREIYGYRKDGTEFPAEASISKLNLAGETVYTVYLHDVSDRKQIERMKDEFISVVSHELRTPLTSIHGSLGMLASGLLQPDSPQGQRLLQIATDSTERLVRLINDILDIERIESGKVKMEKESCDVTELITEAVNVMQPLADKAGITLSVSSLPIQVWADPDRIVQTLTNLLSNAIKFSPSGSTVWLSVELGARSEGRGARENEVERTGRAGNTGGEIQNPKFKIQNSNISDPLAPRSSLLTPHITFQVQDTGRGIPADKLDSIFERFQQVDSTDSRKHDGTGLGLAICRSIVQQHDGRIWVESVLGEGSTFYFTLPVLQAKSSMKSDDLTNSLLLAPQSQVLQVGTQHSGSSSPLVLICDDDPDVGAELQTLLENKGYRTVVVHSGQEAIASAATLHPDAILLDLLMPKMNGWEVMAKLKERSDTKDIPIVICSICAPSQSPLSQNSSAWVSKPVDENSLFDSLKLALAKNARPVRVLLVEDDAELAELLLALLKSHNIETFLAKNGREAIRLSQEIKPDLLILDLILPQVDGFGVVEWLHQHDRLYSIPLVVYSAKDLDQSERNRLKLGHTEFLTKGRVSPQDFEQRVLELIGQMTQSKPHDASNDQ; this is translated from the coding sequence ATGAAAATCTTAGTTGTAGAAGATGACGAGTTAGTTGCCCACGCCCTTACTGCCGTCCTCACCAACCAAAACTATGCAGTTGAGGTTGCGATTGATGGTCTTGCGGCTTGGGATTTAGTCCAAGCTTTCGACTACGACTTGATTGTATTGGATGTCGTCATACCTAAACTAGATGGCATTAGTCTTTGCCGTCAAATCAGAGCTAAAGGTTTGTCAACGCCAATTTTATTGTTAACCGGTCGAGATAGCAGCCACGATAAAGCAATTGGATTAGATGCGGGTGCAGATGACTACTTAACTAAACCTTGCGACTCTGAAGAATTAGTCGCTCGGATCAGAGCGCTATTGCGCCGTAGCGGTTTAGTTTCCCCGCCAGTGCTAGAGTGGGGCGATTTGCAATTAGACCCCAGTAGTTGTGAGGCAACTTATAGTCAAAAGCATTTGTCATTAACTCCCAAGGAATATGCACTTTTAGAGCTGTTTTTACGTAACAGTCGCCGCGTTTTTAGTTGTGGCACGATCTTGGAACATCTCTGGTCTTATGAAGACATTCCCAGCGAAGAAGCCGTGCGGACTCATATTAAAGGATTGCGGCAAAAACTCAAAGCCGCAGGAGCTAATAGCGATCTGCTCGAAACTGTCTACGGCATTGGCTATCGTCTCAAGCCTTTGGAAAATAAGGGAGCAGGGAGCAGGGAGCAACTCAAAATTCAAAATTCAAAATTCAAAATTCAAAATTCAAAATTCGATCGCGCACCACGCACCACGCAACAGACACTATCGGCAGTTGCAGGAATTTGGCATAAATTTAAGCCCAGGGTTGCAGAGCAGATTGGCGTGTTGGAGCAAGCATCTGCTGCTGTCAGCGCAAATCATACCTTGTCTCCAGAACTGCTCGAATCAGCACGAAAAGAAGCGCATACCCTAGCAGGCTCGTTAGGAACTTTCGGCTTTGCGCAAGGATCGAAACTGGCGAAAGAAATTGAGCAGATGCTAAAAGGCGATCGCGCTGTCTTGCTATCTGAGGCAACAAATTTTTGCCGTCTAGTGTTGGCTCTGGGTCAAGAAATTGAGCAGAAAGGAGAAGCAGGTAAGTCACAAACAGAATCAGAGCAACCATTGCTACTGATAGTCAATCGCGAACGCTCGATCGCCCAACAGTTAACCGCAGCAGCTACAGACAGAGGATTTAGGGTCGCGATCGCTAATAACCTCGATACTGCTAGAAACAAGCTTTACCAAGAGCATCCCAGTATTGTCCTCCTCGATCCTGATATTTGTCCGCGTCATGACGAGAGTTTGAGCTTGCTAGCAGAACTGAAGCAGCGTCAGCCACCCGTACCAGTGATAGTTTTGACCGAGCAAACAGACTTGAGCCATCGGCTGCAAATTGCTCGTAGTGGTGGATGCACCTTTTTGCAAAAGCCTATGCCTGCCGCACAAGTACTAGATGCAGTGGCGCAAGCATTAGAAAATGCACCCCATGCAGAAGCTCATCTACTCGTTGTGGACGACGATCCAAAAATCCTCGCAGTGTTACCAGCATTGCTCAATCCTTGGGGATTGAAAGTGACAACTTTAGAAGATCCGCGTCGGTTCTGGGAAACTTTAGAAGCCACTGCACCGGATCTGTTGATTCTAGATGTGGAAATGCCCTATGTCAATGGCATCGACCTATGCCAGGTGGTACGTAACGAGCCGCGCTGGAGCGATCTACCAATTTTATTTTTGACAGTCCATCACGATGCCGACATTGTAGATCGGGTGTTTAGTGCTGGTGCAGATGATTTTGTGCGTAAGCCGATTGTGGGTTCCGAACTCGTGACTCGGATCGTCAATCGCTTAGAGCGGATGAAACTACTACACCGGATTAACCAAGTCAGAGCAACGAACAATGTCGAAAGCGAAAATCGCTTCAAGCTGAACGAGCAACTCCAGTCGGAGTTAAACGAGCGCCAGCGCACCCAAGAAGCATTGCAAAATTCTCAAGCCTTATTTGCCGGAATCGTCGCAATAGCCGATGACGCGATTATTTCAATCGATAGCAATCAACGCATCACCTTGTTTAACTCTGGAGCCGAGAGAATATTCGGCTACTCAGCAGCAGAAGCGATCGGACAACCGCTTGACTTGTTGCTACCAAAGCGTTTTGCCGCAGCACATCGTCAGCACGTAGATGAATTCGGTCAATCCCCAAATTTAGCTCGCCGGATGGGAGAACGACGCGAAATTTACGGTTACCGCAAGGATGGGACTGAATTTCCTGCCGAGGCGAGTATCTCCAAGTTAAATTTGGCAGGAGAAACAGTATATACGGTTTACTTGCATGATGTGAGCGATCGCAAGCAAATCGAGCGGATGAAAGATGAGTTTATTTCCGTTGTCAGCCACGAACTCCGCACGCCTTTGACTTCGATTCACGGTTCTTTAGGGATGCTTGCTAGTGGTTTACTCCAGCCAGACTCACCGCAGGGACAACGCTTATTGCAAATTGCCACCGATAGCACCGAACGCTTGGTGCGCCTGATCAACGACATTCTCGATATCGAGCGGATCGAGTCGGGTAAGGTGAAGATGGAAAAAGAAAGCTGCGATGTTACCGAGTTGATAACTGAAGCAGTGAACGTGATGCAGCCTCTCGCCGACAAAGCTGGGATTACCTTATCTGTTTCTAGCCTACCGATTCAAGTATGGGCAGATCCAGACCGCATCGTTCAAACTCTCACCAATCTACTTTCTAACGCGATTAAATTTTCGCCTAGTGGTAGTACTGTTTGGTTGAGTGTGGAATTAGGAGCGAGGAGCGAGGGGCGAGGAGCGAGGGAAAATGAAGTAGAGAGAACTGGGAGAGCTGGGAACACAGGGGGAGAAATCCAAAATCCAAAATTCAAAATCCAAAATTCAAACATCTCCGACCCCCTCGCTCCTCGCTCCTCGCTCCTCACCCCTCATATCACATTCCAAGTGCAAGACACCGGACGCGGTATTCCAGCCGACAAACTCGATAGTATATTTGAACGATTTCAACAAGTTGACTCAACAGATTCTCGCAAGCATGATGGGACTGGTTTAGGGTTGGCAATTTGCCGCAGTATCGTACAACAGCATGATGGACGCATTTGGGTTGAAAGCGTTCTGGGTGAAGGCAGTACTTTTTACTTTACGCTGCCTGTCTTGCAAGCTAAATCGAGTATGAAATCGGATGATTTAACCAATTCTTTACTGCTCGCTCCTCAAAGCCAGGTGCTGCAAGTTGGGACTCAACACAGTGGTTCTTCCTCTCCCTTGGTATTAATTTGTGACGACGATCCTGATGTTGGAGCTGAACTACAAACCCTGCTGGAAAATAAAGGCTATCGCACGGTCGTCGTGCATTCTGGACAAGAAGCGATCGCCTCTGCTGCTACCCTACATCCTGATGCAATTTTACTAGATTTGCTGATGCCAAAAATGAATGGCTGGGAGGTGATGGCAAAGCTGAAAGAGCGATCGGATACGAAAGACATTCCCATCGTCATTTGTAGTATTTGCGCTCCTAGTCAGAGTCCGCTCAGTCAAAATTCGAGCGCTTGGGTGAGTAAGCCAGTTGATGAAAACTCGCTGTTTGACTCTCTCAAGCTAGCTCTAGCTAAAAACGCTCGACCAGTCCGCGTATTGCTGGTTGAGGATGATGCCGAGTTAGCCGAACTTTTGCTTGCACTGCTTAAAAGTCATAATATTGAAACTTTTCTTGCCAAAAATGGACGCGAGGCAATTCGCTTGAGTCAGGAAATCAAACCCGATCTACTGATTCTCGATCTGATTTTGCCTCAAGTGGATGGATTTGGTGTCGTTGAGTGGCTGCATCAACACGATCGCCTTTACAGTATTCCTTTAGTCGTCTATTCTGCCAAAGACCTCGACCAGTCAGAGCGAAATCGGCTCAAGCTAGGACATACGGAGTTTCTGACCAAAGGACGAGTCTCTCCTCAAGACTTCGAGCAAAGAGTACTGGAGTTAATCGGACAAATGACTCAAAGCAAACCTCACGACGCTAGCAACGACCAATAA
- the dtd gene encoding D-aminoacyl-tRNA deacylase — MRVIIQRVKSSYVTVGEQTIGKIGRGLNLLVGIADTDTEAELDWMARKCLELRLFGAEEGNDRWQKSVTEIDGELLVVSQFTLYGDCRKGRRPSFDRSAAPEAAKNLYNLFVEKLRDSGLKVETGEFGAMMHVFIDNDGPVTLLVEREAK, encoded by the coding sequence ATGCGCGTCATCATTCAGCGAGTTAAATCTTCTTACGTCACCGTTGGCGAACAAACTATTGGTAAAATTGGACGGGGTTTAAACTTGCTGGTGGGAATTGCCGATACTGATACGGAAGCAGAACTCGACTGGATGGCGCGTAAATGTTTGGAATTGCGTCTATTCGGTGCAGAGGAAGGGAACGATCGCTGGCAAAAATCCGTCACAGAAATCGATGGCGAACTCTTAGTTGTCAGTCAGTTTACTCTGTATGGCGATTGTCGTAAAGGTCGCCGCCCTTCCTTCGACCGCTCGGCTGCACCAGAAGCAGCGAAAAACCTATACAATCTGTTTGTGGAAAAGCTACGCGACAGTGGTTTAAAAGTAGAAACGGGAGAGTTTGGCGCGATGATGCATGTTTTTATTGATAATGATGGTCCCGTGACTTTGCTAGTAGAGCGAGAAGCCAAGTAG